In a single window of the Vibrio celticus genome:
- a CDS encoding L-lactate MFS transporter, translating to MSKIDKATRILLAGFCINLCLGILYAWSVFNKALVTEAGWSAAEASSPYAIATITFSVCLLVAGILQDRMGPRKILILGTALTGLGMIASGFATTPMMLNITFGIMTGAGIGFGYACLSPSAMKWFHSSKKGMVNGLIAAGFGLAAIYLAPVTSALIDSMGIQTSFMILGVGVLAIAVPLAATINNPPADYTPAEPKVKAGQAPKAVKKTEDLTWKVMLKTPQFYSLWIMYAFAASVGLMIIGNITTIASVQANLPNAVYLASILAVFNSGGRVAAGMLADKIGGVRTLLLAFILQGANMALFATFNSEFTLIIGTAIAAVGYGTLLAVFPTLTAEFYGLKNYGTNYGVLYTAWGIGGAIGAAVVGFSMSNGEGYGLAYTISAVMMAVCIVLAIITKPISEAKVAELKASQA from the coding sequence ATGAGCAAGATTGATAAAGCAACACGTATCCTGCTAGCAGGCTTCTGTATCAACCTTTGTCTTGGCATCCTGTATGCTTGGAGTGTATTTAACAAAGCGCTAGTAACTGAAGCTGGTTGGAGTGCTGCTGAAGCATCTTCTCCTTACGCTATTGCAACTATCACATTCTCTGTTTGTCTTCTTGTTGCAGGCATCCTACAAGACCGTATGGGTCCACGTAAGATCCTAATCCTAGGTACGGCTCTAACAGGCCTAGGCATGATTGCTTCTGGTTTCGCTACAACGCCTATGATGCTGAACATCACGTTCGGTATTATGACAGGTGCTGGTATCGGCTTCGGTTACGCATGTCTTTCTCCATCTGCAATGAAGTGGTTCCACTCTTCTAAGAAAGGTATGGTTAACGGTCTTATCGCAGCAGGCTTCGGTCTTGCAGCTATCTACCTAGCACCAGTAACTTCTGCGCTAATCGACAGCATGGGTATCCAAACTAGCTTTATGATTCTTGGTGTTGGTGTACTTGCAATCGCAGTACCTCTAGCAGCAACAATCAACAACCCACCAGCGGATTACACGCCAGCTGAGCCTAAAGTAAAAGCCGGCCAAGCTCCTAAAGCGGTTAAGAAGACTGAAGACCTAACTTGGAAAGTAATGCTGAAGACTCCTCAGTTCTACTCTCTATGGATCATGTACGCATTCGCTGCATCTGTTGGTCTAATGATCATCGGTAACATCACTACGATTGCTAGCGTTCAAGCTAACCTGCCAAACGCAGTTTACCTAGCGTCTATCCTTGCAGTATTCAACTCAGGCGGCCGTGTTGCTGCAGGGATGCTTGCAGATAAAATCGGTGGTGTACGTACTCTACTTCTAGCGTTCATCCTTCAAGGCGCGAACATGGCTCTATTCGCTACGTTCAACTCTGAATTCACGCTAATCATTGGTACGGCTATCGCAGCTGTTGGTTACGGTACGCTTCTAGCAGTATTCCCAACTCTGACTGCTGAGTTCTACGGCCTGAAAAACTACGGTACTAACTACGGCGTACTTTACACGGCATGGGGTATTGGCGGCGCTATCGGTGCAGCAGTTGTTGGCTTCTCAATGTCAAACGGCGAAGGTTACGGCCTAGCTTACACAATCTCTGCAGTTATGATGGCAGTGTGTATTGTTCTAGCAATCATCACTAAGCCAATCTCTGAAGCTAAAGTTGCTGAACTAAAAGCATCGCAAGCTTAA
- a CDS encoding VRR-NUC domain-containing protein — protein sequence MYQATSPLTTETTVQLSPTYYLDNFNRLVEHAQTLYPDLLSDDECRWLSAYKRLSVSSQCLMVRLLSRKGRWFRSDKLNYVEIPDLKTALQELSRSGFIGLSHPEEQHDLAINEVDLGLHLLTKPELLNVFPALKSHRTAKKDDLLLRLDQQPFDQFQNLTFDCIYVIESQVIDVLLLLFFANTYQDLSQFVLSDLGLNTFENYPLSKQRRFFTSRDQLNQLLQMRDIQRLYSEGDRKDGEFLELLLNSIPEESEHRSIARKRSRLLNDIARDLERLNLNAQAVFWFKQSTLPPSRERLARIYDKQGELDLMCDIVTQIKATPSDVSELEVAIKLEDRLLRKQGHKVSRTIKPSCKEIKLELDLSQTRVELAVKQHFENQGWDVYFSENSFLCGLFGLAFWDVIFADVEGAFINRYQHRPLDLYHSDFVDKRVGQVEAVFQTISKHGLNHLPDTHDEKLGIANPFVHWNYFPKALIEHSLASIPNALVVDLFKVILSDLKLFRTGMPDLIAFKGAEFHWIEVKGPGDKLQDNQWRWIKEFERLSVPFSVCYVNQ from the coding sequence TTGTATCAAGCGACTTCTCCATTGACGACCGAAACCACTGTTCAGCTCTCCCCTACTTATTATCTCGACAACTTCAATCGGCTGGTTGAACACGCTCAAACGCTCTACCCCGATCTTCTGAGTGACGATGAATGTCGTTGGTTGTCCGCATACAAACGCCTTTCTGTTTCAAGCCAATGCTTAATGGTTCGTTTGCTTTCTCGTAAAGGCCGTTGGTTTCGCAGCGATAAACTCAACTATGTTGAGATCCCTGATCTAAAGACCGCACTGCAAGAGCTAAGCAGATCAGGCTTCATTGGGTTGAGTCATCCCGAAGAACAGCATGACCTCGCCATTAATGAGGTCGATCTCGGGTTGCACTTACTCACCAAACCAGAGCTGTTGAATGTATTCCCCGCCCTTAAGAGCCATAGAACTGCCAAGAAAGATGATCTGTTGTTACGGCTTGATCAGCAACCTTTTGATCAATTTCAAAACCTAACTTTTGACTGTATTTACGTCATCGAATCTCAAGTGATTGATGTATTACTGTTGCTATTCTTTGCTAACACCTATCAAGACTTAAGCCAGTTCGTGTTAAGCGACCTTGGGCTCAACACCTTTGAGAACTACCCACTAAGTAAGCAACGCCGCTTCTTCACTTCTAGAGATCAACTCAATCAATTACTCCAGATGCGCGATATTCAACGCTTGTATTCAGAAGGTGACCGCAAAGATGGCGAGTTTCTGGAACTGCTTTTAAATTCGATTCCTGAAGAATCAGAACACAGAAGCATTGCCAGAAAACGATCGCGTTTGCTCAATGATATTGCTCGCGATCTAGAAAGGTTAAACCTAAACGCCCAAGCTGTCTTTTGGTTCAAGCAATCTACACTTCCACCAAGCAGAGAACGACTTGCGCGCATCTACGACAAACAAGGTGAGTTAGACTTAATGTGTGACATTGTCACGCAAATAAAAGCTACTCCATCGGATGTGTCAGAGTTAGAAGTCGCGATTAAGCTTGAAGACAGGCTATTACGGAAACAGGGGCACAAAGTTTCACGAACTATAAAACCAAGCTGCAAAGAGATAAAACTGGAATTAGACCTCAGCCAAACTCGAGTAGAGCTTGCGGTAAAGCAGCATTTTGAGAACCAAGGTTGGGATGTCTATTTTTCTGAAAACAGTTTTCTGTGTGGCTTGTTTGGTTTGGCTTTCTGGGATGTCATTTTCGCAGACGTTGAAGGCGCCTTTATCAATCGATACCAACATCGACCATTGGATCTGTACCATTCAGATTTCGTAGACAAGCGAGTCGGACAGGTTGAAGCCGTGTTTCAGACGATATCCAAACATGGGCTGAACCATTTGCCTGATACTCACGATGAAAAGCTAGGTATCGCGAACCCCTTTGTTCATTGGAATTATTTTCCTAAGGCACTCATCGAACACAGCTTGGCTTCGATTCCAAATGCCTTAGTTGTCGATCTCTTCAAGGTGATATTGAGTGATTTAAAGCTATTTAGAACTGGGATGCCGGATTTGATTGCATTCAAGGGCGCTGAGTTTCATTGGATTGAAGTCAAAGGCCCTGGCGATAAACTGCAAGACAACCAGTGGCGCTGGATCAAAGAGTTTGAGCGATTGTCTGTCCCCTTCTCTGTTTGTTACGTCAATCAGTAA
- a CDS encoding SslE/AcfD family lipoprotein zinc metalloprotease: MKKNLIALAIISTALLGCNHDSLSYSGGPDTVPPTDIVPPADILPPTDIVPPADILPPTDIVPPTDILPPTDIIPPTDIIPPTTYIGSLLSSGAFVSGEVYCDGIHLENGTFSVKQGVSFSCTLGHLTLGDFTAPFPEVTESTISNDTLHAAFELTELHGDNVTKVLESIDVCETESAICLKELDAFDIEDVFSQLDDQDAVDAYFSSKEEESTDEVGKAPSSHVDTTVVPAVDPNADNNLNAGFVSADAESTYAYKPSVEGKVLTRSKLTDANGTPISGISFFSANATGVTDEEGTFEYLWGDRIVFGIDTFEFGSITGNQIAYKLSDVTNNVVEKANIQSLLERYAVDHVSYYEISEEVQDTFSKYPNVINELINLTLPNGGLIEGTDFELPNEFVGQFSQGLTAVIDEQLRQTPQFMDYVRQPAVLSMDSGQYVTDSLQQIFHNVTTFHVFNDNGSFYGATGYTRGMRALNISNRAFPVMMPRTDKNRELYFGEQQAWTREGKPYIAQHPSISMPSIPLVSEDNATYGFPFVTAGEIGKGKVVFMGNGLYPSILSCPENYWANRTLHIDSNKQQCTVSTFENLLHDDQGSMRLFFSNLFEWFNNGLPIAGMNAVTNIDQAYSAYHHSTMGKQYTFFVSPQYGFASVEKRGSGDFDGLNASTTPILILQAYPPKLVQDGMTNQFVADLDNPNLSQDDITALINYVNDGGNILFMDAIQTTNPEPIGRLADAAGVSLGGENVTPTNQAFCSSSYYCQAPYPNLHVKSQKEMVVLERFQDNQGEPPFTVNQDGTVEWIEDESKIKFEIPTYEVVKLDVEGKPVLDASGVTVMETKSARIFVESAEEREAAIKELQSAFDGTDLCTNDYEYEFNCIETRSGDGITVRGAYHRADFDRYEVSEAVVGSMVKAANLGTNFTALYEHEIYYRTKGTQGKRLSNSELNQAFDNLSVWMWNDNAYRFETDIQDELGFKQAVQFLNCYTEGLHQTDTMDAQCPVDLKASLVANGMIHGEGELSGQLNPSYPLNYMEKPLTRIMLGRSFWDHEIVVDTTMYPGRTSGASSSSTVMIQTNGKAVTYSAGNNQSTGLWAPQLQEVTIEDGVAATITVMMADDLTGKPNHETSLKRPPRMQTSYDYNGSSLNFKAPYGGLIYIQPKVKELGEVSFSIDGALKAAWWKEGEWINSIQSAEAPIAEIDTGSFIYTTPIRNLESADLNQFTTDMNRFAEAASDFYGRDEKQNDGLHRRFTYPELKAFRHRFVNDVQISIGAAHSGYPVMNSSFNANRTYIPTNPVNDWLLWHEVGHNLASAPFLAAGSTEVTNNLLALYMQELEGRNANPEMDRIKSDIKKAPKWLELNNEHGWSHGDAGLRLVMFGQLKIWAKSNFAIDDWYTRGASQSDVYGDDEGWNMFKLMHRKARGDTEGDVVENYCSAKDTGLTGGDLMMVCSSYVSNYDLSDFFVAWNVGETSMTNADGTKSYSGGISSKGLSAVEQLKLEKPKNSPLNVDSIY, encoded by the coding sequence ATGAAAAAAAACTTAATTGCGTTGGCTATCATATCCACGGCTCTTTTAGGGTGTAATCACGACTCACTAAGCTATAGTGGTGGCCCTGATACGGTTCCTCCAACAGATATTGTACCACCAGCGGACATTCTTCCTCCGACAGATATTGTACCACCAGCGGACATTCTTCCTCCGACAGATATTGTACCACCAACGGATATTCTTCCGCCGACTGACATTATTCCACCAACAGATATTATTCCCCCAACAACTTACATCGGTTCACTGTTGTCGAGCGGGGCGTTTGTTTCTGGAGAGGTGTACTGTGACGGCATTCATCTTGAAAACGGAACGTTCAGTGTAAAACAAGGCGTGAGTTTTAGTTGTACCTTGGGTCACCTTACCTTAGGTGATTTCACTGCTCCTTTCCCTGAAGTTACCGAAAGCACGATTTCAAATGACACGCTTCATGCGGCATTTGAGTTGACAGAATTACATGGAGACAACGTTACTAAGGTACTCGAATCAATTGATGTTTGTGAGACTGAAAGTGCTATCTGTTTAAAAGAACTGGATGCTTTTGATATTGAGGATGTGTTCTCGCAACTTGATGATCAAGATGCTGTCGATGCGTACTTTTCTTCGAAAGAAGAAGAATCTACAGATGAAGTAGGTAAGGCTCCTAGTTCACACGTAGACACAACTGTTGTTCCTGCGGTTGACCCTAATGCGGACAATAACCTTAACGCTGGTTTTGTTTCTGCAGACGCAGAGTCTACCTATGCTTATAAGCCAAGTGTTGAAGGCAAGGTGTTAACTCGCAGTAAGCTTACAGATGCTAATGGTACGCCGATTTCTGGGATCAGTTTCTTTTCGGCTAACGCGACGGGCGTGACGGATGAAGAGGGAACCTTTGAGTACCTGTGGGGCGACAGAATTGTTTTTGGTATTGATACGTTTGAGTTTGGCTCCATTACGGGTAATCAGATTGCTTATAAATTGTCTGATGTGACCAATAATGTGGTAGAGAAAGCGAATATCCAGTCATTACTAGAGCGCTACGCGGTTGATCATGTAAGTTATTATGAGATATCTGAAGAAGTCCAAGATACCTTTTCAAAGTACCCTAACGTTATAAATGAGTTGATCAACCTAACTCTGCCAAATGGGGGGCTGATAGAGGGTACAGACTTCGAACTTCCTAATGAGTTTGTTGGTCAGTTTAGCCAAGGGTTAACAGCAGTCATTGATGAGCAGCTGCGCCAAACGCCTCAGTTTATGGATTATGTTCGTCAACCTGCCGTTTTATCTATGGATTCTGGTCAGTATGTTACAGATTCTCTGCAGCAAATCTTCCACAACGTCACCACATTCCATGTCTTCAATGACAATGGTAGCTTTTACGGTGCGACGGGTTATACCCGCGGTATGCGAGCTCTGAACATCTCGAACAGAGCCTTCCCTGTGATGATGCCAAGAACTGATAAAAACCGTGAGCTTTATTTTGGCGAGCAACAGGCTTGGACTCGTGAAGGTAAGCCTTACATCGCACAACACCCAAGCATCTCGATGCCTTCGATCCCTTTAGTTTCTGAAGACAACGCGACTTATGGATTTCCATTCGTTACTGCAGGCGAGATAGGCAAAGGTAAAGTCGTGTTCATGGGCAATGGCTTATATCCAAGTATTCTGTCATGCCCAGAGAATTATTGGGCGAATCGCACATTACACATCGATAGCAACAAACAACAGTGCACTGTTTCGACGTTTGAAAACCTACTGCATGATGACCAAGGCAGCATGAGGCTGTTTTTCTCGAACTTGTTTGAGTGGTTCAATAATGGTTTGCCTATTGCTGGGATGAATGCAGTCACCAATATTGACCAAGCTTATTCGGCTTATCACCACTCCACAATGGGTAAGCAGTACACGTTTTTTGTTAGTCCTCAGTATGGTTTTGCATCAGTAGAAAAGCGTGGTTCAGGTGACTTTGATGGTTTGAATGCGAGCACTACGCCGATTTTGATCCTTCAGGCATACCCACCTAAGTTGGTTCAAGATGGCATGACTAACCAGTTTGTCGCTGACTTGGATAACCCGAATTTAAGCCAAGACGATATTACGGCTCTTATTAACTATGTTAATGACGGTGGCAATATCTTGTTTATGGATGCGATTCAAACGACTAACCCTGAACCTATAGGGCGCTTGGCGGATGCCGCAGGTGTATCTCTTGGCGGTGAAAACGTTACGCCGACAAACCAAGCTTTCTGCAGTAGCTCTTATTACTGCCAAGCACCGTATCCAAATCTTCACGTGAAGAGCCAAAAGGAAATGGTGGTTCTTGAGCGTTTTCAAGATAACCAAGGGGAGCCTCCATTCACGGTAAATCAAGATGGTACGGTTGAGTGGATTGAAGATGAATCCAAAATCAAATTTGAAATCCCGACTTATGAGGTTGTTAAGTTAGACGTTGAAGGGAAGCCAGTGCTTGATGCGTCTGGTGTAACCGTAATGGAGACAAAATCCGCACGTATCTTTGTTGAATCGGCAGAAGAGCGTGAAGCGGCGATCAAAGAACTGCAATCTGCATTTGATGGAACTGATCTTTGTACAAACGATTATGAATACGAATTTAACTGTATTGAGACTCGTTCTGGAGACGGAATTACTGTTCGTGGTGCTTATCATAGAGCCGATTTCGACCGCTATGAAGTAAGTGAAGCTGTTGTTGGTAGCATGGTGAAAGCAGCAAACTTGGGCACTAACTTTACAGCGCTTTACGAGCACGAGATTTACTATCGAACAAAAGGTACTCAAGGTAAACGCCTGTCTAACAGTGAATTGAATCAAGCGTTTGATAACCTGTCTGTTTGGATGTGGAACGACAACGCATACCGTTTTGAAACAGACATACAAGATGAGTTGGGGTTCAAGCAAGCTGTTCAGTTCCTAAACTGTTATACCGAAGGCTTACATCAAACAGACACAATGGATGCACAGTGTCCTGTTGACCTAAAAGCGTCGTTAGTCGCTAATGGAATGATTCATGGCGAAGGTGAGTTATCTGGGCAGTTGAATCCGAGCTATCCATTAAATTACATGGAGAAACCTCTGACTCGTATCATGTTGGGGCGCTCATTCTGGGATCATGAAATCGTTGTCGATACCACAATGTATCCGGGTCGAACTTCGGGGGCATCCTCATCAAGTACGGTAATGATTCAAACCAACGGTAAAGCAGTGACGTATTCGGCAGGGAATAATCAATCTACAGGTCTGTGGGCACCTCAATTACAAGAAGTAACCATTGAAGACGGAGTGGCAGCTACGATTACCGTGATGATGGCGGATGATCTTACAGGTAAGCCGAATCACGAAACGAGCTTGAAACGTCCTCCACGTATGCAAACCAGCTACGATTACAATGGTTCGAGCTTAAATTTCAAAGCCCCTTATGGCGGCCTGATTTATATTCAACCGAAAGTAAAAGAGCTTGGTGAAGTTTCGTTTAGCATTGATGGCGCGTTAAAAGCGGCTTGGTGGAAAGAGGGGGAGTGGATTAACTCTATTCAATCGGCAGAGGCTCCAATTGCAGAAATCGATACGGGTTCATTTATTTATACGACCCCAATCAGGAATCTAGAATCCGCTGATTTGAACCAATTCACAACTGATATGAATCGATTCGCCGAAGCGGCAAGTGACTTCTACGGGCGTGATGAGAAACAAAACGATGGTTTACACCGTAGGTTCACTTATCCAGAACTGAAGGCGTTCCGCCATCGTTTTGTGAATGACGTGCAGATTTCGATTGGTGCTGCTCACTCTGGCTACCCAGTGATGAACTCAAGCTTTAACGCAAATCGGACATACATTCCAACCAACCCTGTGAACGACTGGCTGTTGTGGCATGAGGTGGGTCATAACTTAGCATCAGCTCCTTTCCTAGCGGCTGGTAGTACAGAAGTGACCAATAACCTTCTTGCGTTGTATATGCAGGAGTTAGAGGGGCGCAATGCAAACCCTGAAATGGATCGCATTAAATCGGATATTAAGAAAGCACCTAAATGGCTAGAGCTTAATAATGAACATGGTTGGTCACATGGTGATGCAGGTTTACGATTAGTTATGTTTGGTCAACTAAAAATCTGGGCAAAATCGAACTTTGCAATTGATGATTGGTATACACGCGGCGCAAGCCAATCTGATGTGTATGGTGACGATGAAGGCTGGAACATGTTCAAACTTATGCACCGTAAAGCTCGAGGTGATACAGAGGGTGATGTGGTTGAAAACTATTGTAGTGCCAAAGATACTGGGCTAACCGGTGGCGACTTAATGATGGTTTGTAGCTCCTACGTTTCCAATTATGACTTAAGTGATTTCTTTGTTGCTTGGAACGTGGGCGAAACTTCAATGACTAATGCTGATGGCACGAAGTCTTATAGTGGCGGAATTAGCTCTAAAGGTCTTAGTGCGGTTGAACAATTAAAACTAGAGAAACCAAAGAACAGTCCTTTGAATGTTGATTCAATTTACTAA
- a CDS encoding YajD family HNH nuclease, translated as MSSDFTGSSAAYARQEKGYREKALKLYPWVCGKCAREFVYSNLRELTVHHVDHDHTNNPEDGSNWELLCLYCHDHEHSKYTDHERYGVDAKASLDDHQSATHNPFADLAKMMKK; from the coding sequence ATGTCTTCTGATTTCACAGGTTCAAGTGCAGCGTATGCTCGCCAAGAGAAAGGCTACCGTGAAAAAGCACTAAAACTGTACCCTTGGGTTTGTGGTAAATGTGCGCGTGAATTTGTTTACTCAAACCTCCGAGAGCTGACCGTTCACCACGTGGATCACGACCATACAAACAACCCTGAAGATGGCAGCAACTGGGAGCTACTGTGCCTGTACTGTCACGATCATGAGCATTCAAAATACACTGACCATGAGCGTTATGGTGTGGATGCAAAAGCGAGTTTAGATGATCATCAGTCAGCGACACACAACCCGTTCGCCGATCTCGCCAAGATGATGAAGAAGTAA
- the yghU gene encoding glutathione-dependent disulfide-bond oxidoreductase yields MSEQYTPPKVWVNDTAGGNKWANINSPESGARFDKELPVGDHAFQLYSLGTPNGQKVTILLEELLAAGVKEAEYDAYLINIGEADQFSSGFVGVNPNSKIPALVDKSGDEDVNVFESASILMHLAEKFGHFLPKEGAARTQTINWLFWAQGSAPFLGGGFGHFYAYADEKQEYPINRFAMEAKRQLDVLDKQLANNTFVAGDELSIADIAIWPWYGNLVLGKIYDAAEFLQVESYTNVIRWAKQLEAREGFQRGRVVNRSFGEEWEQVPERHSAEDIDRVLKLKP; encoded by the coding sequence ATGTCAGAACAATACACTCCGCCAAAAGTTTGGGTTAACGATACTGCTGGTGGTAACAAATGGGCAAACATCAATAGTCCTGAATCTGGAGCTCGCTTTGATAAAGAGCTTCCTGTTGGTGACCATGCTTTTCAATTGTATTCTCTTGGCACACCTAACGGTCAAAAAGTCACTATTTTGCTGGAAGAGTTGTTAGCGGCGGGTGTTAAAGAAGCTGAATATGATGCGTACTTGATCAACATCGGTGAGGCTGATCAGTTCTCTTCTGGCTTTGTTGGCGTGAATCCAAATTCTAAAATACCAGCACTTGTCGACAAGTCTGGTGACGAAGACGTTAATGTTTTCGAATCGGCATCTATCTTGATGCATCTAGCAGAAAAATTTGGTCACTTCTTACCAAAAGAAGGGGCAGCAAGAACACAAACCATTAACTGGTTGTTCTGGGCACAAGGTTCTGCGCCATTCCTAGGTGGTGGCTTTGGTCACTTCTACGCTTACGCGGATGAAAAGCAAGAGTACCCAATTAACCGCTTTGCGATGGAAGCTAAACGTCAGCTAGATGTGTTAGACAAACAGCTCGCAAATAACACATTTGTGGCGGGTGACGAGCTAAGCATCGCTGATATCGCGATTTGGCCTTGGTATGGCAACCTTGTGCTAGGCAAAATCTACGATGCAGCCGAATTCCTGCAAGTAGAGTCCTATACCAACGTCATACGCTGGGCGAAGCAGCTAGAAGCGCGCGAAGGCTTCCAACGCGGCCGAGTGGTTAACCGTTCATTTGGCGAAGAGTGGGAGCAAGTACCAGAGCGCCATTCTGCAGAAGACATTGACCGAGTTTTAAAGCTTAAGCCTTAG
- a CDS encoding IS5 family transposase (programmed frameshift) — protein MPRTMLTDIRWELLLQVMKSTGRIYDKTEHRMTFEGILYRMRTGIPWRDLPSEFGEWSTVYRRFNLWSKKGILDNLFKSLSNMADFEWVFLDGSIVRAHQHSTGAATESSEQIGKSRGGNSTKIHLAVDSGGLPICFDLSEGQRHDIVHAESLVEQLDEVNTIVCDKGYDSEPFRILLRNGGGETVIAKRNYGQDIDKDSMDWCLYKYRHLVENAFGRIKHYRAISSRYDKLERNYASMLSLAFMLMWLPMYC, from the exons ATGCCAAGAACAATGCTAACTGATATTCGCTGGGAACTGCTACTCCAAGTTATGAAAAGTACAGGTCGTATTTACGATAAAACTGAACATCGAATGACATTTGAAGGAATACTTTATCGAATGAGAACAGGTATTCCTTGGCGAGATCTACCCTCTGAGTTCGGAGAGTGGAGTACCGTTTACAGACGATTTAATCTTTGGTCAAAGAAAGGGATTTTAGATAATCTTTTCAAAAGCTTATCTAACATGGCTGATTTTGAATGGGTATTTCTTGATGGCTCTATAGTTAGAGCACATCAGCATAGTACAGGTGCAGCTACTGAAAGTTCAGAGCAAATAGGAAAAAGTCGCGGGGGCAACTCAACCAAAATTCACTTAGCCGTAGATAGTGGTGGCCTGCCGATTTGCTTTGATTTATCAGAGGGACAACGCCACGATATAGTGCATGCCGAAAGCTTAGTTGAGCAACTCGATGAAGTTAATACCATCGTTTGTGATAAAGGATATGACAGCGAACCTTTCCGTATTTTGTTAAGGAACG GTGGCGGAGAAACGGTAATTGCTAAACGCAATTACGGACAAGATATAGACAAAGACAGTATGGATTGGTGTTTATACAAGTATCGTCACTTGGTCGAAAATGCCTTTGGGAGAATTAAGCATTATCGAGCTATTTCAAGTAGATATGACAAGCTAGAAAGGAATTATGCCAGCATGTTATCGCTGGCATTCATGTTAATGTGGCTACCGATGTATTGTTGA
- a CDS encoding NADH:ubiquinone oxidoreductase — MKLFLILLMSISGGVAAADHIHSFLFGFYVAALAVGSCYWLAFRSTRFPQLALVLLMCGFFAKIAVTVIGVSWGISNDIIQSPFIFSLSYLFFLVVVSYVWFAYRDKLMMKKRAKQVEESRKQAAA, encoded by the coding sequence ATGAAACTGTTTTTAATTTTATTGATGTCAATTTCTGGTGGTGTAGCGGCAGCTGACCATATTCACTCTTTCCTATTCGGCTTCTATGTTGCGGCTCTAGCAGTTGGTAGTTGCTACTGGCTTGCATTCCGCAGTACGCGTTTCCCACAGTTGGCATTAGTGCTATTGATGTGTGGCTTTTTTGCGAAAATTGCAGTGACTGTTATCGGTGTTTCTTGGGGTATCTCGAACGATATCATTCAATCGCCGTTCATTTTCTCATTGTCATATCTGTTTTTCTTAGTGGTCGTGTCTTACGTTTGGTTTGCGTACCGCGATAAACTGATGATGAAAAAGCGCGCTAAGCAGGTAGAAGAGTCTCGCAAGCAAGCGGCAGCATAA
- a CDS encoding DOPA 4,5-dioxygenase family protein yields the protein MYHGHIYFPLRFAEQAETLRQKILSERKDVLEVFPLIQRLIGPHKMPMFEIHFANKESGIVEWLEQERGDMSVLIHPVTGGEETLDHTVRATWLGRELGVFEETLSS from the coding sequence ATGTACCACGGTCATATCTATTTCCCTCTGCGTTTTGCAGAGCAGGCAGAAACACTGCGTCAGAAAATTTTATCGGAACGTAAAGATGTATTAGAGGTTTTCCCATTAATACAGCGTTTGATTGGCCCACATAAGATGCCGATGTTTGAGATTCACTTTGCTAACAAAGAGTCGGGTATTGTTGAATGGCTTGAGCAAGAGCGCGGTGATATGTCGGTGCTTATTCACCCGGTAACTGGTGGTGAAGAAACTTTAGATCACACAGTACGTGCGACATGGCTTGGTCGTGAACTGGGTGTTTTTGAAGAAACGCTAAGTAGCTAG